The DNA segment GGCCTTCATCGGCTCGGCGACCTGTCTGGCCGCGTGGCGCGCGGGGCGGGTACCGCCGGTGCCCGTCGCCCGCGCCGTCACGGCCACCGGCGGCCGGGCGACGGGCCTCACCCGGCGGGCGCTCGGCCTCCGGATCCCGCCGGCCCTGGTCCTCGGCTGGCGCGGCGCCTTCCACCACCCGCTGCGCGCCTCGGCGGCCGTGGCGCGGCTGGCGGTTCCGCTGCTGCTCATCACCATCGCACTGGGCACCTGGACCACCCTGGACCGCTTCACCTCGCACCCCGAGACGGTCGGCCTGCCCGCGGCGCTCACCGCGCGCTCCGACACCCTCGGCGACCGGGAGCTGCACCAACTCCTCACCTCCGGGCCCGGGGTGACCGCCTACCCAGGCGCCGAAGTACAGGCCCTCGTACCGGGGCAGACCGGGACGATCACCCTGCGCGGGCTCGGCACGGAGAAACACCCCTACCCCTTCACCGTCGTGGAGGGGCGCGCCGCCCACGGCCCCGACGAAGCGATCGCCGGACAGGGCCTGCTGGACCTCCTGGACGCCCGCGTCGGCGACTGGGTCCGGATGACCGTCGCCGGCGACCCGCACGTCCTCCACCTCGTCGGCCGCACCATCGAAACCGCCGACGGCGGCCGGGTCGTCTCCACGAGCCTGGACACCCTGCGCGACGGCGGCACCGCCGGCGCCACGTCCGCCGGGTCCCCGCCGCCCCGCCCGGACTTCTACCACCTGGTCCTGTCGCACGGCGCCGACCCCGGCGTGGTCCGCGACGCCCTGACCAAGGCGTCGGCCGGCCGTCTCGAAGTGCGCGAGATCCCCAACCCGGCGGACCAGCTGACCGCGGTCCGCGCCGTCGCCCTCGGCCTGATCGCGGTGCTGATCCTCATCGGGCTGGCGGAACTCGCGACCACGATCGGCGCCGGCGTGCGCGACCGCGGCCGCGACCTGCTCGCCCTCAGGGCCGTCGGCCTCACACCCCGCCAGATCACCGCCGTCATCGTCTCGGCCACCGCCTTCGTCACGCTGGCCGCCGCGCTGGCCGGCACGGCCCTGGGCCTGCTCGTCTCCGAGTGGCTGATCAACCTCCAGGGCCGCACCAGCGGCTGGGGGACCGGCATCGCCCAGGACCCCGCCCCGGCGGTCCTGCTGCTGGTCGTCGCCGTCGCGGTGACCGTCGCCGCGACCGCCTCGCTCCTCCCCGCCGCCCGCGCGGCACGCCGCCGCCTCGCGGACTCGGCAGGCGCGGTGCTCTAGGCCGTCCCGGTCCGAGGGCCGCGTCCGAGAACCCCGGACGCGGCCCTCCTCTCAGGCGCCGACGTAGGCCGCGAGGTGTTGGCCGGTCAGAGTGGAGCGGTCGGTGACGAGGTCGGCGGGGGTGCCCTGGAACACGACCTGGCCGCCGTCGTGGCCGGCGCCGGGACCCAGGTCGATGATCCAGTCGGCGTGTGCCATCACCGCCTGGTGGTGCTCGACGACGATGACCGACTTGCCGGAGTCGACGAGCCGGTCGAGCAGGCCGAGCAACTGCTCGACGTCGGCGAGGTGCAGGCCGGCGGTCGGCTCGTCGAGGAGGTAGACGCCGCCCTTGTCCGCCATATGGGTGGCCAGCTTGAGCCGCTGCCGCTCCCCGCCGGACAGTGTGGTGAGCGGCTGGCCGAGGCTGAGGTAGCCGAGCCCGACGTCGGCGAGCCGGTCCAGGATGCGGTGCGCCGCCGGGGTACGCGCCTCGCCGGAGCCGAAGAACTCCTGGGCCTCGGTCACCGACATCGCGAGCACCTCGCTGATGTCGCGGCCGCCGAGGCGGTGGTCCAGCACCGCGGCCTGGAACCGCTTGCCCTCGCAGTCCTCGCAGGGGGTGGCGACGCCGGCCATCATCGCCAGGTCGGTGTAGACGACGCCGACGCCGTTGCAGGTGGGGCAGGCGCCCTCGGAGTTGGCGCTGAACAGCGCCGGCTTCACGCCGTTGGCCTTCGCGAACGCCTTGCGGATCGGGTCGAGCAGCCCGGTGTAGGTCGCCGGGTTGCTCCGGCGCGAGCCGCGGATCGGCTCCTGGCCGACCGACACCACACCGCCGTCGGCGGCCGCCCCCGCCTGCCCGGGCAGCGACCCGTGCACGAGCGAGCTCTTGCCGGACCCGGCGACACCGGTGACGACGGTGAGCACCCCGAGCGGGATGTCGACATCGACGTCGCGCAGGTTGTGCGTGGTCGCGCCGCGGATCTCCAGGGCGCCGGTGGGCTTGCGCACCGACTCCTTGAGCGCGGCCCGGTCGTCGAAGTGACGGCCGGTGACGGTGCCGCCGGCCCGCAGTCCCTCGACGGTGCCCTCGAAGCAGACGGTGCCGCCGGCCGCACCGGCTCCCGGGCCGAGGTCGACGACATGGTCGGCGATCGCGATCGTCTCCGGCTTGTGCTCCACCACGAGCACTGTGTTGCCCTTGTCCCGCAGTCGCAGCAGCAGGTCGTTCATCCGCTGGATGTCATGGGGGTGCAGGCCGGTGGTGGGCTCGTCGAAGACATAGGTGGTGTCGGTGAGCGAGGAGCCGAGGTGGCGGATCATCTTGACGCGCTGCGCCTCGCCGCCCGACAGCGTGCCCGAGGGCCGGTCCAGCGAGAGGTAGCCCAGCCCGATCTCCACGAACGAGTCGAGGGTGTGCCGCAGCGAGGCGAGCAGCGGTGCCACCGACGGCTCGTCGAGCCCGCCGACCCATGCGGCCAGGTCGCTGATCTGCATCGCGCAGGCGTCGGCGATGCTGATCCCCTTGATCTTCGACGACCGGGCGCCCTCGCTCAGCCGGGTGCCGTCGCACTCGGGGCAGGTGGTGAAGGTGACCGCCCGCTCCACGAACGCGCGGATGTGCGGCTGCAGCGCCTCCTTGTCCTTCGACAGGAACGACTTCTGGATCTTGGGGATCAGGCCCTCGTAGGTGAGGTTGACGCCTTCGACCTTCACCTTGGTGGGCTCCCGGTGGAGAAAGTCCTGCATCTCCTTCTCGGTGAACTCGCGGATCGGCTTGTCCGGGTCGAGGAGGCCCGACTCGGCGTAGACCCGCACGGTCCAGAAGCTGTCGGACTTCCAGCCGGGGATGGTGAACGCGCCCTCGGCGATCGACTTGGAGTCGTCGTAGAGCTGGGTGAGGTCGATGTCGGAGACGGTGCCGCGGCCTTCGCAGCGGGTGCACATGCCGCCGGTGCGGGAGAAGGTCGCCTTCACCGCCTTCTTGGCGCCGCGCTCGACGGTGATCGCACCGCTCGCCCGGACCGAGGGGACATTGAACGCGTACGCGCCGGGCGGGCCGATGTGCGGTATGCCGAGCCGGCTGAAGAGGATGCGCAGCATCGCGTTGACGTCGGTGACCGTGCCGACCGTGGAGCGGGAGTCGGCGCCCATCCGCTGCTGGTCGACGATGATCGCGGTCGTCAGCCCGTCGAGTACGTCGACCTCGGGCCGGGCCAGCGTCGGCATGAACCCCTGCACGAAGGCGCTGTACGTCTCGTTGATCAGCCGCTGCGACTCGGCGGCGATCGTGTGGAACACCAGCGAGCTCTTGCCCGAGCCGGAGACGCCGGTGAACACCGTCAGCCGCCGCTTCGGCAGCTCGATGCTGACGTCCTTGAGATTGTTCTCGCGCGCGCCGTGCACGCGGATCAGATCGTGGCGGTCCGCGGCGTGTGGCTCGCCCGCCTGCGCGTTCGTCCCCGTGGGCATGCTCATCGTGTCTCCATCTGTGAGGCGGGTCCGCCGTCGCGGTGTCCGCCGGCGTCACCCGCTCGATCCAATCAGCTTCGATGGAGTACGTCCCGCTTTCCGCCGCCGCGGTCCGTGGAACCTACGGGTCCGCCGCCGCGCGCAGCTCCGGCCGGGGCGTCGGGCCGGCCGGCCGCGGCCGGGCATCGGCCCTCGGCGGCGCGGCGCGGGCGGTGGTTCACCGGTCCTGGAGCAGCCCGAGGACGTTGCCGTCCGGGTCGGTGACGGTGGCCACCAGACGGCCGCCGCCGACCTCGTGCGCGGGCTCCTTCACGGTCGCGCCCGCGGCGGTGACCTCGGCCAGCTTCGCCTCGATGTCCGGTACGTGCCAGTAGGCCACCGGTGCGGTCATGCCCTGCGGCCCGCCGCCCGGCACCAGCCCGATGTGCTGGCCGGCGACCTCGAAACCGACGTAGTAGGACTCGTCGGCCTGCGGCGGTACGCCGAGCAGCGCGGTGTACACCGCTTTGGCCGCCGCCAGGTCGGTCACCGGGTGCAGCACGGTCTTGATGCCCTGGGGGGAAGAGCCGGTCATGGTCACTCCTGAGGTCGTCGGGGGGTGAGGCCCATGACCGTCACGCTAACCGCGGCGTGCGCGGCGCGCGCCTCGATCGCCCGCCGGTCCGCCGCCGGCACCGGCCGGGAAGCGGGCTGCTGGCGAGTGCCGCCGACGCCGCCGCGGCGCAGCAGTGTCCCGTGCGCCCGATGCGCCGTGTCCTGTGCTGCGCCGCGGCGGCCCGGCCGGTCACCTGCGCGACCGTGCCTCCAACGGGGGCGGTACTAGCCGGCCGTGCCGAAGTCCTGCGTCCAGTAGTCGCCGGGCTGCGCGAGGCCGACGCCGATCTCCTTGAAGGAGCAGTCGAGGATGTTCCGCTTGTGGCCGGGGCTGGACATCCAGCCCTTCATGACCTCGTCGGGCGTGGAGTAGCCGTAGGCCACGTTCTCGCCGTAGGAGTTCCAGTGGTAGCCGGCACGCGTGATCCGGTCGCCCGGGGAGGAGCCGTCGGAGCCCGTGTGCGACATGTTCTTGTGGCCGGCCATGTCCTTGCTGTGGTCCTGGGCGGCCTTGGTCAGCTTCGCATTCACCTTGAGCGGGGAGCACCCGGCCTTGTCGCGCTCCTTGTTGACGAGTTCCACCACCTTGGCCGTGTCGCCGGACGCCGCGGTGGTTTTCGAGGCGGTGGTGGTCTTCGAAGCGCCGGCGGCAGCGCTGGGCTTTTCAGCGGCGCCCGAGCTCGGCTCGTGGGCCCACTTGGTTTTCGCCTGCCGGTGGTCGTAGGACGCATTCTGCCAAGGGCCGTGATGCCGGCCGGCCTCGTTCCCGTGCCCCAGACAGGCCATGGCGGCGGAGGGAATACCCACGGCTCCTACGGCCAGGGCGGCGACGGTTATCTGCCGGTAGCGCCGCGTCCTGCGATGTTTCGTCATGCGTGACCTCACTCGGTAATTGCGGAGCGTCCCTGGCGCGGCTGGCTCTGTGCAATTCCCGCGCCTGAGCTGCGGAGACGCCTTGCGGCTCGTCATTCTTGGCACCGCCGTGCAGGTGAGGCAACAAACTCGGCTACTACCGCGCTTCGTAGTGATGACCGACCCTTGTCATGGGTGCGGGGGCATGCTGGTCCGCCTCCCCGATCTTCGGGAATTCCTGTTGTCCCGTCAGAATCCTTTAGGGGTTCGTCGCCCGGGTAATCGCGCCGAGCGGACCGAATGGCTTTGAATGGCGAGCGAGATATGCATAGACCAAGACGGACAAATCTCTTATGTCGCCGAGGCGTCACCTACTAAGCGGCTTAGTTGATACCGGAATGCGCTATGACGCATGTCACGGAATCGCTTTGTCCGTACGGGGAACCGCGCCGGGCGGGCCCGCGTCCACCAGGGCATCCGAAGATCATGAACGCTCACGGGGACCGGACTCATGACGCGAACGGCTACGCGCTTCCTCTACCTCGCCCGGCACGGCGAGGCTTCACCGGACGAGACCGAGCTGACCGACCGCGGCCGCCGTCAGGCCGTCCTGCTCGGCGAGCGGCTCCGGGGCACGCCCGTCTCGGTGTGCCATCACGGCCCGCTGCCGCGCGCGGAGCAGACCGCCCGGCTGATCTGCGCCCAGCTCGACGACGTTCCCCGGCAGGTGTCGGACGTGGCCGGGGACTACGTCCCCTACCTGCCGCAGCGGGCGGAACTGCCTCCGGAGTGCGCGGACGACATGCTCCGCCGCCTGGCCCAGTTCCCGGCGGCGGAACGGGAACACGGACCGGGGCTGGCTCGGCAGGCACTCGACCACTTCACCGGCCCCGTCCCCGGTGACGAGCCCCGCCACCAACTCGTCGTCACCCACAACTTCCTCATCGGCTGGCTGGTCCGCGCCGCCCTCGACGCGCCCGCATGGCGCTGGATGGGCCTCGCGCACGCCAACGCCGCGCTGACCGTCATCCGCTATGCGCCCGGCCGCCCCGCGTCCCTGGTCTTCTTCAACGACATGGGCCATCTCCCCGCGGAGCTGCGCTGGACCGGCTTCCCGCCCGACGCCCACCCCTGAGGGCGGCGCCT comes from the Streptomyces angustmyceticus genome and includes:
- a CDS encoding VOC family protein, which produces MTGSSPQGIKTVLHPVTDLAAAKAVYTALLGVPPQADESYYVGFEVAGQHIGLVPGGGPQGMTAPVAYWHVPDIEAKLAEVTAAGATVKEPAHEVGGGRLVATVTDPDGNVLGLLQDR
- a CDS encoding FtsX-like permease family protein, with the protein product MRAAARWTQAHLRAHRPAAVLLVLATAGITITLLLATAFFAYATDPWQRVFTQSSGAHVWIHTRAGTDAGSLAGLDEVRATAGPFRTVRATAGLQPGGARATLELRGTAQRPTTAAPQIVAGRWLDADTDAGATPGIVLDSSVARAMWAKPGDSLVLSGIAAHLRVVGVADTAEAGFRAGESPGAAWVLPATLAASDAGGDQRGRTIGLQLTDPADTDYVVQRAVTRLGADQITDVSTWRQAKAAAEGDNQLLGRLLGLFGLGALLAAALAVGGAISTRVRAHLRDISILKAIGFTPGQVVRMFLTLHLGFALGGVGLGALLTEGLGTLVPGRIGDAMALWRQLPEHAWLPWAISGGVVAFIGSATCLAAWRAGRVPPVPVARAVTATGGRATGLTRRALGLRIPPALVLGWRGAFHHPLRASAAVARLAVPLLLITIALGTWTTLDRFTSHPETVGLPAALTARSDTLGDRELHQLLTSGPGVTAYPGAEVQALVPGQTGTITLRGLGTEKHPYPFTVVEGRAAHGPDEAIAGQGLLDLLDARVGDWVRMTVAGDPHVLHLVGRTIETADGGRVVSTSLDTLRDGGTAGATSAGSPPPRPDFYHLVLSHGADPGVVRDALTKASAGRLEVREIPNPADQLTAVRAVALGLIAVLILIGLAELATTIGAGVRDRGRDLLALRAVGLTPRQITAVIVSATAFVTLAAALAGTALGLLVSEWLINLQGRTSGWGTGIAQDPAPAVLLLVVAVAVTVAATASLLPAARAARRRLADSAGAVL
- a CDS encoding ATP-binding cassette domain-containing protein, whose amino-acid sequence is MSMPTGTNAQAGEPHAADRHDLIRVHGARENNLKDVSIELPKRRLTVFTGVSGSGKSSLVFHTIAAESQRLINETYSAFVQGFMPTLARPEVDVLDGLTTAIIVDQQRMGADSRSTVGTVTDVNAMLRILFSRLGIPHIGPPGAYAFNVPSVRASGAITVERGAKKAVKATFSRTGGMCTRCEGRGTVSDIDLTQLYDDSKSIAEGAFTIPGWKSDSFWTVRVYAESGLLDPDKPIREFTEKEMQDFLHREPTKVKVEGVNLTYEGLIPKIQKSFLSKDKEALQPHIRAFVERAVTFTTCPECDGTRLSEGARSSKIKGISIADACAMQISDLAAWVGGLDEPSVAPLLASLRHTLDSFVEIGLGYLSLDRPSGTLSGGEAQRVKMIRHLGSSLTDTTYVFDEPTTGLHPHDIQRMNDLLLRLRDKGNTVLVVEHKPETIAIADHVVDLGPGAGAAGGTVCFEGTVEGLRAGGTVTGRHFDDRAALKESVRKPTGALEIRGATTHNLRDVDVDIPLGVLTVVTGVAGSGKSSLVHGSLPGQAGAAADGGVVSVGQEPIRGSRRSNPATYTGLLDPIRKAFAKANGVKPALFSANSEGACPTCNGVGVVYTDLAMMAGVATPCEDCEGKRFQAAVLDHRLGGRDISEVLAMSVTEAQEFFGSGEARTPAAHRILDRLADVGLGYLSLGQPLTTLSGGERQRLKLATHMADKGGVYLLDEPTAGLHLADVEQLLGLLDRLVDSGKSVIVVEHHQAVMAHADWIIDLGPGAGHDGGQVVFQGTPADLVTDRSTLTGQHLAAYVGA
- a CDS encoding CAP domain-containing protein, coding for MTKHRRTRRYRQITVAALAVGAVGIPSAAMACLGHGNEAGRHHGPWQNASYDHRQAKTKWAHEPSSGAAEKPSAAAGASKTTTASKTTAASGDTAKVVELVNKERDKAGCSPLKVNAKLTKAAQDHSKDMAGHKNMSHTGSDGSSPGDRITRAGYHWNSYGENVAYGYSTPDEVMKGWMSSPGHKRNILDCSFKEIGVGLAQPGDYWTQDFGTAG
- a CDS encoding histidine phosphatase family protein; this translates as MTRTATRFLYLARHGEASPDETELTDRGRRQAVLLGERLRGTPVSVCHHGPLPRAEQTARLICAQLDDVPRQVSDVAGDYVPYLPQRAELPPECADDMLRRLAQFPAAEREHGPGLARQALDHFTGPVPGDEPRHQLVVTHNFLIGWLVRAALDAPAWRWMGLAHANAALTVIRYAPGRPASLVFFNDMGHLPAELRWTGFPPDAHP